Proteins from one Clostridium cellulovorans 743B genomic window:
- a CDS encoding protease inhibitor I42 family protein: MLRKKKKFISKVLLVSMCASIVPATVALAEENTATQENVSNGLTPTPTTSQLRGTASISLKSNATTGYSWTYSIVQGDSIVQTLKGYRSDDTSGTIDGSGGTDFWQFKSVKEGSTTLRFQYSRSGENTVAETREFIVTVDNTMNITVKETGKTAQIKLESNPSTGYQWSYIGMQKSVLVEDSKIYVTAAEQEGKIGSGGTDIWIFRGLQEGPVILEFKYRYPWTGPAIKTKFFKLTVDKELNVDVTYLGEPTSQTFNDINGDGKVNLIDFALLKKYLLDNTVVINKDLADRNCDGKINAIDAALLKKALLA; this comes from the coding sequence ATGTTAAGGAAGAAAAAGAAATTTATCAGTAAGGTATTACTTGTAAGCATGTGTGCCAGTATAGTCCCAGCGACAGTAGCCTTGGCAGAAGAAAATACTGCTACTCAAGAAAACGTATCCAATGGTCTTACACCGACGCCAACAACTAGTCAACTACGAGGAACAGCTTCAATATCATTAAAATCTAATGCAACAACAGGATATTCATGGACATATTCTATTGTTCAAGGAGACAGTATAGTGCAAACTTTAAAAGGATATAGATCAGATGATACTTCAGGAACTATAGATGGTAGTGGTGGAACTGATTTTTGGCAATTTAAAAGCGTAAAGGAAGGCTCAACTACACTGAGATTTCAATACTCACGTTCAGGGGAGAACACTGTAGCTGAAACAAGGGAATTTATTGTTACTGTTGATAACACAATGAATATAACAGTAAAGGAAACTGGTAAAACAGCACAAATAAAATTAGAATCCAATCCTTCAACAGGTTATCAATGGAGCTATATTGGTATGCAAAAAAGTGTTTTAGTAGAGGATTCAAAGATATATGTAACAGCTGCTGAGCAAGAGGGTAAAATTGGTAGTGGAGGAACAGATATTTGGATATTTAGGGGTTTGCAGGAGGGACCAGTTATACTAGAATTTAAATATCGATATCCATGGACAGGACCTGCAATTAAGACTAAATTTTTTAAGCTTACAGTAGATAAAGAGCTTAATGTTGATGTAACATATCTAGGAGAGCCGACTTCTCAGACATTCAATGATATAAATGGGGATGGTAAGGTTAACCTAATTGATTTTGCACTATTAAAAAAATATCTATTAGACAATACAGTTGTTATAAATAAAGATTTAGCAGATAGAAATTGTGATGGAAAGATTAATGCAATTGATGCTGCATTATTAAAAAAGGCTCTTTTAGCTTAA
- a CDS encoding protease inhibitor I42 family protein — translation MLKKKRTFISKILLASMCVSIVPATVALAEENAVIQENVSNDIEVIPMFGEPQATTSLALKSNASTGYSWKYTVVQGDSIVESSKSYMPDDTSGTIDGSGGTDIWIFKSLKEGSTTLRFEYSRSWEKDEVETKEFVITVDSKMNTTVKETTKGTAQIQLKANPTTGCSWRYSVVQGESIEEASTLYVTDAVPADIDGSGGTDIWVFKGLKEGSTLLKFEYLQSWLENAFYTKYFNLAVDKDLNVTITEVAEPPKDGPSSQINYDINGDSKVSLIDLVLLKKYLLDNTVVINKDAADINRDGQINAIDVALLRKVLLT, via the coding sequence ATGTTAAAGAAAAAAAGAACATTTATTAGCAAGATATTACTTGCGAGTATGTGCGTAAGTATAGTGCCAGCTACAGTAGCCTTGGCAGAGGAAAATGCTGTTATTCAAGAAAACGTATCCAACGACATTGAGGTAATACCAATGTTTGGTGAGCCTCAAGCAACAACTTCACTAGCATTAAAGTCTAATGCTTCAACGGGTTATTCATGGAAATATACTGTTGTTCAAGGAGACAGTATAGTAGAATCTTCAAAAAGCTATATGCCAGATGATACTTCAGGAACTATAGATGGTAGTGGTGGAACCGATATTTGGATATTTAAAAGTTTAAAGGAAGGTTCAACTACTCTAAGATTTGAATATTCACGTTCATGGGAAAAAGATGAAGTTGAAACAAAAGAATTTGTTATTACTGTTGATAGCAAAATGAATACTACTGTAAAAGAAACTACTAAAGGAACAGCACAAATACAATTAAAAGCTAATCCTACAACAGGTTGTTCATGGAGATACAGTGTTGTTCAAGGAGAAAGTATAGAAGAGGCTTCAACATTATATGTAACAGATGCTGTGCCAGCAGATATAGACGGTAGTGGCGGAACTGATATCTGGGTATTTAAAGGTTTAAAGGAAGGTTCAACTCTATTAAAGTTTGAATACTTACAATCATGGTTAGAAAACGCATTTTACACAAAATATTTTAATCTTGCAGTTGATAAGGATCTTAATGTTACTATAACAGAGGTGGCAGAACCACCAAAAGATGGTCCATCTTCTCAAATAAACTATGATATAAATGGAGATAGTAAGGTTAGTCTAATTGACCTTGTACTATTAAAAAAATATCTATTAGACAATACAGTTGTTATAAATAAAGATGCAGCAGACATAAATCGTGATGGACAGATTAATGCAATTGATGTTGCATTATTAAGAAAGGTTCTTTTAACTTAA
- a CDS encoding protease inhibitor I42 family protein: MLKKKRTFISKILLVSMCASIVPATVALAGENAVVKKSKSNEIQIIPMPGNVKESTSISLKSNATTGYSWKYTVVQGDSIIQTLKSYRPDDTSGTIDGSGGTDTWTFKGSKEGSTTLRFEYSRSWEESPVDTREFIITVDGDMNMTVKETTKGTASIQLRSDTTTEACSWRYSVVQGDSIVESSKEFIEYPVWTGIYGSGGRNIWVFKGLKEGSTTLKFEYLRPTEGDVAEIRDFNLTVDKDLNVSVTELSDQSKAGPSSQRVADINGDGNVNLIDLALLKKYLKDNTIGISKYVGDLNRDGQINSTDVNLLKMALLR, translated from the coding sequence ATGTTAAAGAAAAAAAGAACATTTATTAGCAAGATATTACTTGTGAGTATGTGCGCAAGTATAGTACCGGCGACAGTAGCTTTGGCGGGAGAAAATGCTGTTGTTAAAAAAAGTAAATCTAATGAAATTCAAATAATACCGATGCCTGGTAATGTTAAAGAGAGTACTTCAATATCATTAAAATCTAATGCTACAACAGGCTATTCATGGAAGTATACTGTTGTTCAAGGAGACAGTATAATACAGACTTTAAAAAGCTATAGACCAGATGATACTTCAGGAACTATAGATGGCAGTGGTGGAACTGATACTTGGACATTTAAAGGTTCAAAGGAAGGTTCAACTACACTAAGATTTGAATACTCACGTTCATGGGAAGAAAGTCCAGTTGATACAAGAGAATTTATTATCACCGTTGATGGTGATATGAATATGACTGTAAAAGAAACTACAAAGGGAACAGCATCAATACAATTAAGGTCAGATACTACAACAGAAGCGTGTTCATGGAGATATAGCGTTGTTCAAGGAGATAGTATAGTAGAATCTTCAAAGGAATTTATAGAATATCCTGTGTGGACAGGTATATATGGTAGTGGTGGAAGAAATATTTGGGTATTTAAAGGCTTGAAGGAAGGTTCAACGACATTAAAGTTCGAATACCTACGTCCAACAGAAGGAGACGTAGCTGAGATAAGAGATTTTAATCTTACAGTTGATAAGGACCTTAATGTTTCTGTAACAGAGTTATCAGATCAATCAAAAGCGGGTCCATCTTCACAAAGAGTCGCTGATATAAACGGAGATGGTAATGTTAACCTAATTGACCTTGCACTATTAAAGAAGTATCTAAAAGATAATACAATTGGTATAAGTAAGTATGTAGGAGACTTAAATCGTGATGGACAGATTAATTCAACGGATGTTAACTTATTAAAAATGGCTCTTTTAAGGTGA